AGGTCGGTCTTCACCAGCAGCTGGGTGAAGGAGTAGTAGACGACGCCCGCCTCCCGGTCCACCGCCAGGCCTTGCACGTGGCTGGTGGGCCAGGCGCCGCCGGAGAGCACCCGGGGCAGCTCGGCGGGGAGGATGGACCGGCCGGGACGGCCGCCCGGGGACGGGGCGAGGGCGGCGGCTGCGGGCAGCACCAGCCCGGCCAGGGCGGCGGCGAGGACGCGCACGGGTGGTCTCCTCGGAGGTGACGGACCCGCGCCACGATAGCCCGGCTCCCGCGGCCCGGACGGTGGAGCCGGTCCCGGCGCTCGCAGGGGCGGGGAGCGGTGCGGACGGCGTCCCCACCGGCCGGTCGTCGGCGCTAGCGTGCGGCCATGGCCATCATCCCGGACACCAAGGACTGGACCTGGGTGCTGCAGCAGCCCTGCGCCGACTGCGGCTTCGACCCGACGGCCGTCGAGTGGGCGGACCTGCCCGGACGGCTGCTCGCCGCGGCCACGAGCGTCGGTGCCGCCCTCGGCCGGCCCGGCGCCCGCGGACGACCCGACCCCTCGACCTGGTCGGTGCTGGAGTACGGGGCCCACGTCCGCGACGTCTGCGGGGTGATGGCCGAACGGCTGCAGCTGCTGCTCACCCACGACGACCCCGAGTACGCCAACTGGGACCAGGACGCCACCGCGGTCGCCGAGCGCTACGCCGAGCAGGACCCGGGCCGGGTGGGCGAGGAGCTGGACGCGGCGGCCGAGCGGCTGGCCGGCTCCTTCGCGGCCGTCCGCGGCGACGCCTGGGAGCGCCCCGGACGCCGGTCGAACGGCTCGGTCTTCACCACCTGGACCCTCGGCGTCTACGCCCTGCACGACCTCGAGCACCACGTCTGGGACGTCACCCGCGCCTGACCCCTCTCCTGCCACCCCGACGACCACGGAGGAGGACGACCCATGGCCGGCTCAGCAGCAGGCGAGCTCGTCACCGCGACGCTCGACCACGACGGCGGACGGCAGGTCACGGTGTACCGGCCGCCGATGACGCCCGAGGCCGTCGTCTTCGCCGGGGACGGGCAGCTGATCGGACCGTGGGGCCGGGACCTCGGGTCGACCGACGCACCACCCACGATGGTCGTCGGTGTGCACCGGACGCCCGACGAGGACGAGGTGGTGCGCCTCGGCGAGTACTCCCCGACCATCGCGCCGGAACGGTTCGCCGCGCACGAGGCGTTCTTCGTCGGGGACGTCCGCGACTGGGTCCGGACGCGCCTCGGCGTCTCCCTGCCGGCCGGGCGGACGGCGGTGTGCGGCGTGTCCGCCGGCGGGGAGCTCGCCCTCGCCCTGGGGCTGCGCCACCCGGACGTCTACGGCGCGGTCCTCTCCGCCTCCCCGGGAGGCGGCTTCCGGCCGCCCAGCGAGCTGCCGGGCCCCCTCCCTCGCGTCTACCTCGTCGCCGGCACCGAGGAGCCGTTCTTCCTCGAGAACGCCACCCGGTGGCACGACGCGTTGCAGCGGGCGCGCGCCGACGTCGTGCTGCGGGAGCGGGCCGGCGGGCACGGCGACCCCTTCTGGCGGGCCGAGCTCCCACTGATGGTGGCCTGGGCCTTCGGGCCCAGGGTCACCTGAGAGGCAGCACCCCCGGAGACCTCGAGCCCGCCACCCCCCCGTCAGCCAGAGGGTCGGTCAGGACGTCCAGGCCCGCCAGAGGGCCGCGTACTCCCCGTCGTGGGCCACCAGCTCGTCGTGGCTGCCCAGCTCGACGATCTGCCCGTCGATCACCACCGCGATCCGGTCGGCGTCGTGGGCGGTGTGCAGCCGGTGCGCGATGGCCACCACCGAGCGGTTGGCCAGCAGCCCCGACATCGAGCCCTCGACGTCGCGCGCGGTGCGCGGGTCGATCAGCGAGGTGGCCTCGTCCAGCACCAGGGTGTGCGGGTCGGCCACCACCAGCCGGGCCAGCGCGATCTGCTGGGCCTGCGCCGGGGTCAGGCTGGTGTGGCCGCTGCCGAGCATGGTGTCCAACCCGTTCTCCAGCCGCTCCACCCACTCCCAGGCGTCGACGGCCTGCAGCGCCCGGACCACCACGTCGTCGGCGGAGTCCTCACGGGCCAGCACGATGTTGTCGCGGACGGTGCCGACGAACACGTGGTGCTCCTGGGTGACCAGCGCGACCTCGGTGCGCAGCACGTCCAGCGGCAGCTCGGTCAGCTCGACCTCGCCCACGGTCACCGACCCGGTGCGCGGACGGTTGATGCCGGCCAGCAGCCGGCCCAGGGTGGACTTGCCCGACCCGCTCGGGCCGACCACGGCCAGCCGCTCCCGCGGGCGCAGCCGCAGGTCGACCCCGTGCAGGACGTCGTGGCCCTCGCGGTAGGCGAACCGCAGGTCGCGGGCCAGCAGGTCGACCCCGTCCGGGCGCGCGTCGCCGGGCTCGCGGTCCTGCGGCACCTGCCGGATGCCCAGCAGCCGGGTGGTCGAGGCGATACCCACCTGGAGCCGGTCGACGTTGGCGATCAGCCGGTCCACCGGCTCGACCAGCGCCTGCACGTACAGCGTCGCGGTGGTGATCTCGCCCAGGCTGACCCACCCCTGCTGGTAGCCGTAGGTGCCGACCAGCACCACCGCGACCAGCGGGGTGTTGTAGGCCAGGTCGATCCAGCCGAACATCAGGTTCCGCAACGACATCGTGTAGCGCTCGGCCTGGCTGGACTCGGCCACGTCGTCGTCGCCGGCGGAGATCCGGTGGCGCTGGAGACCGAGGGCCTCGATGGTCCGGGCGCCCTCGACCGTCTCGGTGAAGGTGGTGTTGATCGTGGAGTAGGTGCCGCCCTCGGTGATGTAGCCCTTGGGCGCGTGACGCAGGTAGCGCCGCACCGGCACGCTGACCAGCACCAGCGCGATCAGCGAGGGCACCGCCAGCAGCGGGCTGTTGAGCAGCAGGGCCACGATGGTCAGCACCGACGTGGCGCCGGCGATCACCGCCTGGGGCAGTGCGTGCTGGACGGAGTTGCTCATGGCCGAGACGTCGCGGGTCACCCGGGTGACCAGGTCGCCGCTGCTGGCGCTCTCGACCCGACCCAGCGGCAGGGCCAGCACCGTGCGGACCACGCTCTCCCGGGCCGAGGCCAGCACGTCCTGGCCGACGACCGCGGAGGAGAACCGGGCACCGAAGGTGAGCAGCGACTGCAGCACCACCACCGAGGCCACCGCGATGGCCAGCGCGTTGAGCCCGGCCAGCACGGTGTCGCCGCCGGCCGCGCGGTCCACCAGCGACCCGAGGATGCGCGGCACCACCAGACCCGTCACCGCCGCGGCGATGTTGGCCAGCAGCAGCAGCGCCACCTTGGTGCGGCGGTGGCCGAGCAGCTCGCCGAGGAACCCGGTGACCGCGCTGGCCGGGGCCACCGGAAGACCACGCTCGGGCGCCCGCGAGGAGAGGAAGTAGGCCTCGGCGCGGGCGGCACGGAGCCGGTGGCGGCCCCGCCACGCACGCATCCGCTCACCCGCCCCGACCCCGCGCGGCACCTCCAGCCCGACCGGCACCCGAGGCTCGGCCGTGGCGCCCTCGCGCCAGCTGCGGGCGGAGTGCTGCAACCACTCCGGCTCGCTGGCCAGGATCGTCGACTCAGGCATCGACGGCCTCCATCCCCCGTGCGACCACCCGGCGGTAACCGGGCTCGGACAGCAGCTCGGTGTGCGACCCCCGTGCCGCCACGCGGCCCTCGTCCAGCCAGACCACCTCGTCGGCGTGGTGCAGCCACAGCGGCGAGACCGTCATGACCAGCGTCGTCCGCCCGCGACGCAGCCGCGCCACGCGCTCGGCGATGCGGGCCTCGGTGTGGGCGTCCACCGCGGAGGTGGGCTCGACCAGCACCAGCACCGGCGGGTCGACCAGCAGGGCGCGGGCCAGCACCAGCCGCTGGCGCTGCCCGCCGGAGAGGCCGCGCCCGCGCTCGTCCAGCACGCCCTGCCAGCCGCCGGGCAGGGCCTCGTAGACGTCGTCGGCGGAGGCCGCGACCATGACGGTCTCAGCCTGCTCGCGGGTGGCCCGCCCGTGCGGGTCCAGGGCCTGCTGGAGCGTGCCGGCGAACACCATGCCGGCGGTGTCGCTGACCAGGACGTGGGAGCGGAGCCCGGCGAGGTCGAGCTCGGACAGGTCGATCCCGCCCAGGGTGACGCCCCAGCGGGCCCGGGCGCGCTCCTCGTCCTCACGGGCCCGGGTGGCCAGCCGCTCGGCCACGTCGGTCTTGGCCCGGCGCCGGGCCGCGCCCTTGAGGCTGTCGTCGACCTCGATGCTGGCCGGGGTGCCGGTGTCGGGCAGGTAGCGGCCGAGCCGGTCGGCCAGGGCCGCGGAGTCGTCAGGCAGACCGCTGACCACGACCGTCAGCCGGCCGTTGTCCAGCACCAGCCCGGAGCGCTCGTCCTCGAGCACCGCGTCGGCGGGGATGGCTCGCGGCGTCTCCGGGGGCTGCCACGGCGGGCGGAGCCCGAGCACGGCGATGGCCTTGCGCGCCGAGACGAGGCCCTGCACCCAGGCGCGCACCGCCTCGAAGAAGATCTGGATCGGCAGCACCACGAAGACGGCGTAGCCGAAGAAGGAGATCAGCTCGCCGATGGTCAGCCGGCCGGCGATCAGCTCCCGGGTCCCCAGCCAGGTCAGCATCACCAGGAAGAGCCCGGAGAGCAGCACGCCCAGGGCGTCCACCGCGGCCTGCCAGGCCCCGGCCCGGACCGCGGCGCGGCGGGTCTCCTGGGACTTCACCGCGTAGTTGCGCCCGAAGGTGGCCTCCCCGCCGATGCCCCGCAGGATCCGCAGCCCGGCCACGATGTCGGTGGCCATCGACGTCAGCTCCGAGACCCGGCTGCGCTCCACCGCCTGCGTGCGGTGCAGGGGGCGCAGCAGCGGGGCCGCGGCGAGGACGAGCAGGGGCGCGGCCACCAGCACGACGACGCCCAGCGGCACCGAGGTGCTGAGCACCAGCGCGGCCACCACGCCGAAGGCGATCAGACCCGAGACCGCCCGGGCACCGACGACGAGGGTGGCCCCGAAGGTGTCGGAGTCGCTGGCCGAGACGCTGAGCACCTCACCGGTCGGGGTGCGGCGCGGGAGCACGTGACCCATCTGCACGCTCTTGCGGGTGACCCGCTGCACCGTGCCGTAGAGGGTGATCAGCCAGGACCCCACCTCCAGGGTGTGACCGATGATGCCGGCGGCCACCCCGCCCAGGATGGTCAGCAGCAGCAGGGCGCTCCACCGCACCACCTCGGCCCAGTCGCCGGTGGAGACGCCGGTGTCGACCGCCCGGCCCAGCAGGTAGGGCCCGACCGCGCCGGGGAGGAACCAGAAGACGCCCACGGCCACCAGGGCCAGGAAGAGGCCCTTCTGGTAGCCGATCAGCCAGAGCAGGAACCGTGCCGGGCTGCGCGTGTCCGGCACCTCGGTGGAGCCCTCGGTGTAGGCGGTGACGCGCGGTGGGAAGAGTGGCATGGTGCCGTCAGCCTAGGGACCGGTTCGGACAGTTCGCGAACCCATTACCCCGGCACCGACCCGGGCGTAGCCTCGTCGTCGTGAGCACCCCGCCCGGACGCCTCGGTCTGCTGGTGCCTGAGCCACCGGCTGGACTCGCGCACCAACCGGTCGCTGGTCGGGCCGGCCCGCGCCGAGCACGTCCGCGAGCTCTGCCGCCGG
The sequence above is a segment of the Auraticoccus monumenti genome. Coding sequences within it:
- a CDS encoding DinB family protein, producing MAIIPDTKDWTWVLQQPCADCGFDPTAVEWADLPGRLLAAATSVGAALGRPGARGRPDPSTWSVLEYGAHVRDVCGVMAERLQLLLTHDDPEYANWDQDATAVAERYAEQDPGRVGEELDAAAERLAGSFAAVRGDAWERPGRRSNGSVFTTWTLGVYALHDLEHHVWDVTRA
- a CDS encoding alpha/beta hydrolase, giving the protein MAGSAAGELVTATLDHDGGRQVTVYRPPMTPEAVVFAGDGQLIGPWGRDLGSTDAPPTMVVGVHRTPDEDEVVRLGEYSPTIAPERFAAHEAFFVGDVRDWVRTRLGVSLPAGRTAVCGVSAGGELALALGLRHPDVYGAVLSASPGGGFRPPSELPGPLPRVYLVAGTEEPFFLENATRWHDALQRARADVVLRERAGGHGDPFWRAELPLMVAWAFGPRVT
- a CDS encoding ABC transporter ATP-binding protein; amino-acid sequence: MPESTILASEPEWLQHSARSWREGATAEPRVPVGLEVPRGVGAGERMRAWRGRHRLRAARAEAYFLSSRAPERGLPVAPASAVTGFLGELLGHRRTKVALLLLANIAAAVTGLVVPRILGSLVDRAAGGDTVLAGLNALAIAVASVVVLQSLLTFGARFSSAVVGQDVLASARESVVRTVLALPLGRVESASSGDLVTRVTRDVSAMSNSVQHALPQAVIAGATSVLTIVALLLNSPLLAVPSLIALVLVSVPVRRYLRHAPKGYITEGGTYSTINTTFTETVEGARTIEALGLQRHRISAGDDDVAESSQAERYTMSLRNLMFGWIDLAYNTPLVAVVLVGTYGYQQGWVSLGEITTATLYVQALVEPVDRLIANVDRLQVGIASTTRLLGIRQVPQDREPGDARPDGVDLLARDLRFAYREGHDVLHGVDLRLRPRERLAVVGPSGSGKSTLGRLLAGINRPRTGSVTVGEVELTELPLDVLRTEVALVTQEHHVFVGTVRDNIVLAREDSADDVVVRALQAVDAWEWVERLENGLDTMLGSGHTSLTPAQAQQIALARLVVADPHTLVLDEATSLIDPRTARDVEGSMSGLLANRSVVAIAHRLHTAHDADRIAVVIDGQIVELGSHDELVAHDGEYAALWRAWTS
- a CDS encoding ABC transporter transmembrane domain-containing protein is translated as MPLFPPRVTAYTEGSTEVPDTRSPARFLLWLIGYQKGLFLALVAVGVFWFLPGAVGPYLLGRAVDTGVSTGDWAEVVRWSALLLLTILGGVAAGIIGHTLEVGSWLITLYGTVQRVTRKSVQMGHVLPRRTPTGEVLSVSASDSDTFGATLVVGARAVSGLIAFGVVAALVLSTSVPLGVVVLVAAPLLVLAAAPLLRPLHRTQAVERSRVSELTSMATDIVAGLRILRGIGGEATFGRNYAVKSQETRRAAVRAGAWQAAVDALGVLLSGLFLVMLTWLGTRELIAGRLTIGELISFFGYAVFVVLPIQIFFEAVRAWVQGLVSARKAIAVLGLRPPWQPPETPRAIPADAVLEDERSGLVLDNGRLTVVVSGLPDDSAALADRLGRYLPDTGTPASIEVDDSLKGAARRRAKTDVAERLATRAREDEERARARWGVTLGGIDLSELDLAGLRSHVLVSDTAGMVFAGTLQQALDPHGRATREQAETVMVAASADDVYEALPGGWQGVLDERGRGLSGGQRQRLVLARALLVDPPVLVLVEPTSAVDAHTEARIAERVARLRRGRTTLVMTVSPLWLHHADEVVWLDEGRVAARGSHTELLSEPGYRRVVARGMEAVDA